The Triticum urartu cultivar G1812 chromosome 6, Tu2.1, whole genome shotgun sequence genome includes the window AAAATGTTATACATGGTGATAAGAAATGACTATACAAAGTGCCATAAATGTATACTCACTGCATCCATGTTTTCGAGTTTGAATCCCTGGTTGGGCTCAGATAGGTAGTTTGAAATGTTTTCTCGGCATGGGGAGGGGCCTTGAAGCATTTTCTGTATGAGAAAAATAGATATGTGGAAAATAAAAATAAGATCACTGTATATAAtgatatatactccctccgtctaggtgtgtaagtcaccttatgaaaatcaaaatgtttcttgttttttgacataaataaaggaatcaaccaataagagatgtggggcgtgtatgcttttaatgacttgagactaccaaacataacatgcagtggtcagttcgttgcaTACAATggtattaattagcaaataaacattaagttctctcgtttTTCTCTCCACCTTGGTTGTGTTGCACAACctaagatgacttattcacctagacgaagactagccacaatgaagagtaacatacactagtaacatacctagccacaatggagagtaacatacacatatccctagactatattactaccttcatagtgggtagtaacttaagtgtggtaacatgcaaagattcatttattaggttatagactcatattgcattgggacatgtgatgttacagtaactagctaagttactacaactatctctctcctcattaactcattgccacataagcaaatttgctgagttggactcgatgttactgctgaagttactcccactgtggctagtcgAAGGGGGTACTACCTCTTTtctggtttatagggctcaatttgtaaatctctccaaccaagatagatgatgagtggtggaataaaTTTCGTAGTTTGCAAAAATACTTAATTACTACACTCGTTTTTCTTAAAAAGTTGTattaccgatgcattaattacaatgcATGCATCCATGACCATTAAATAACCAAAAACTTcaacatgcattggttagtttttTCTTGATCCTTGCATGCAGCATGTTGAAATCTGAACAAGTCATGATGAGTAGTAGAGCTCAgacttataaaatggaaaaacgaTTTTTTtgagatgagccctataaaccggaaagaaGGAAGTACTAATTAACAAAGTATATTAAGAATGATAAACATGATTAGTAGGTTTATTTTAGAGGTATTGAATGTGGGAGTACATACATACTCCAATGAATACAAAAAATTAGTGAAAAAAGGAGCGAAAAGTAGTAAAAACAAGCTAATGGGGTTAAGTGGAATACTAAAACAAGCTAATGAATACAGAAAATTAGTGGGAGTAATCTAAAACAAATCTACCACCACgaaaacacaaacatttttttatCAAACAATGTAATGATGTAATGTGTAAAATTCAATAAAACAGGATATTACCACTTTAAACAAATATACCTCAATCACATATTAATTAAATTGCTTATGGGGATGGATGAAAATAAATGCACTCACTCCAAGCTCGGAATGCAACACATGCTTCAAGAAATGTGCATCACGCTGTTCTGAAATGATAGCTTTGCCCATCATGTTGATAACATGTTTTGATATAGTATAACCGTTCACACCCATTGATAGTCCAAATGTCCTATGGTCCACCCATGTTTCTTCTATCTGCACAACTCTAGGGCTTCTTCATGCACATCAATTTTTtaagaaaataatacaaaagTGAAGTGAGAAGTCAATTAATTAAATCAAATTTCATTTCAAGAATTTACAAGGGAGAAATGTGTCTGTATCGTGAGTTTCACGAAAGATTCCATTTTCCATAACTAATTACCTCTGCCCTCGGGACGGTATTCCTCGAATAAAATATTCATAGTCTTCCTTCCCTCTGGATGTTGTGCGGAAACAGATGCTTGATGGCGCATGTCCCTGTGTGGTGTGCGATAAATAGCGTCTCCTTACATAACTCAGTTCACTCGCAAAATTTGGGGGAGTGGTTGAAATGACCCACTGAGGCTGTAGAAGTTGCAGTGCCTGCTCTAATTCATTACTAGAGGAGTGATTGGAGAAACAAACACGCCATACATTACCATCCTGCTCAGCTTCTGTTAGGCTGGGTTTCCGGTTTTGAGCATAGGCATTGGAATACCGCCATGCTGAAGGACGAATAAATAAAGGTTCTGGCTGATCGCTAGCCCTTGCCTCTTCGAGCTTCTCGGCTGCTATCTTATTTAGCTCCTCGGATCGAACTGGCAGTACCTGCCAAGTTAAGAAGTTAGAATATCTATTTACCTCTAGAATCCTAATGCAAAGTTGTGGATGTAATCTTTTTTAGTAATTTTTGCCGCACATAATATGATATTACAATGTTCTCTCACTCTTGGAGTAAATCTTGACATGTGTGCACGTGCATGTGTGTGTATCATGTTAGTGGGCTAGCTGTTGtgcatgctagttgagtggtgtACGTGCCAATGACGCCCAGGTCATATGGCCGTTGAGGAGAGTTGCGCAAGTCCCGAGGATAACCAtgttagtataaagttgagtcatctattttggaacggagagAGTATGTAGCTAGCGGGTTGTTAACTGGATGTTGTTAGTTAGCGAGCATAGTGCGTGGAGTTAGTGGTTAGTGGAGAATGACGTGAGGCCGTGTGTGGTGGCTGGTGTGCGTGCGTGCATCTCCTGTACGTGTTACTTAAGTGATTAGATGAATGAGAGAAAAGTGTGACCATGAGGGCTGGAGAAAATATGTAGCCTCTATTACATTATTTTCTCATATGTGGGTGTAATTTGAAGAAACAAATAACATAATGGAAGGTCGCATTAACAGAATTGAATGTATTTCATAGATTAACACACCTGGAAGCGACCAGTTGGATCATCAGTGATTATTTCAGGGACAGTGTGGGACAATGTGTTAAAACAATCCAAGTACAGTCCCTTATCAACATAGATTTTCGATCTAAATGACCTTGACACCTCTTTTAAGATATCTTCTTGGCCAAGTCTTTGACATCCAAGATAAATGAAAGGTGCACGCGAATGCTTTGATATGCAAGCTATAACCTGCAATCAGGGAGCCGTTTCTTAGTCCAATAAGTCACAACAAGCATATATAAAGCCTCAGTCTAGAAGGAAACCTGCTGAATCGCAGACTCCTTGCTCGGAAACTCGAGGAATTTGGGAAATGTCAAGTCCAGGTACACAGTGTCCAACCGGCAAAGATTTGCTTCCAATTTCAGTAGCAATTTCTGCACACAATGTGATGTGAGCCGACAGTCCCCCGTGTGCAGTATGGTACCAAATGGACCCTCGAACAACAACATAACCGCTCCTGGAGTCACAGCGCACGGAAAGTGTCAACCGCCCAGCCCCAACCATGTTCAATTTGCAGCGCGTGTATTATTAAATATGTGAACATGTTTATGACTAATAAGTGTGGAATTGTCTTTAGAATTGATCTAATGATACTCATTTTCTAATGTATATGTTGATAGTTTTCTTCTAGAAACTTAATCAATTATTAAAAAAATGAAACAATGTATAGACTCAATAAAAAGCGAAGAGGGCAACTGGCGAGAAATATATTTTGataaatagaaaaaaatattAAGTTGTATTAATTACTATTTATGTTTGTTGGATGTTGTTGTGTGTATGTTTTTTTTTCAGTTTTCTATGCAATATATGGGCAGTACATGACAAGGTTTCAAATTTTGGTCATGGTAAGTTTCCATAACTCACCGAAATTTAAAAAAAAAACAAGTTCATCTAAATTTTGATCAATCAAAATCCAATTAATTTTAACAAAATTTGAAAAGTTTAtgtttcttttaaaatagttggCATCTGTTCCCAAATTTTAAGCTTACAAATATTTTGGTACCCTCCAAAattactaaaatttcagaaatttaGTTGAAATTTAGAACCTTAATACATGATAGAGGTAGATTCTTTGGGTCTTCCTTTTATTCATATTAATGCAGACATATTACTCTTTGAACGATGGGCACTATTCTATACACAGTGTACTTACTTTTCACACACATGTGGTCTATAATAGATTTATATATACACAGACGAGACTTGGGTCATGTATAATTCTTGAATTGGCCTATTTGTTAGGCACATCTTTTTTCTTCCTCGGATATAACACCAAATATTATATAGTATATAACTCAATTGTTAAAAAGCACTAAACATCGATTGGGTGGCTAGTAGGGCTTCAGGCTTTAGTCTACCCAGAAGGAAACTCCATGTTTAACATTTAATGCCTTATTACGTGTATGTAGTGGCGGAAGCAAGTGTGAACTTGATGTAGAAAGCTTAAAACTTGGTGTTCTACTAATTTTATTGTAGGATTACCTGGAGTATTTTACACCTTTTTCCAAAAAATAATTGTTGTACATCTGTACACCCAAGTACTACTTTATTATTTCCATTCAATTGTTTATGACTCGTTGATGCAGATTATTCTTTTATCTGAGGTTTCTATTGACAACGAGAGAATTTGATAGACGGTGTGGCCGTTCTCCAACTTGCTAGATTCAAGATTACCAGCACAGTGATTGGCATCGTAGGCGGTGACGGAAAAGGCGCCGCCAGGGTCGTCCACCACCCACCTCTTTCCCACCTCCATTTCCACAAACTTAACCCGCTCCAGCTACAATTAATACAACCAAACCGGACGAGAGGTCTCGATTAATCAGCACAAACACCGTACCAAACAGGAACTAGCAAAATTTAACCGAGGCTCTCCAGCAGCAAGTATCTAACCTGGGGATAGCGTTCGAGGGCGAGGCGCATGGTGAGCTGCGTGGCGTAGACGGTGTCGCCGGGGCCGGCCCAGGCACCGGCAATGTGGTCCGTGTGCGCGTGGGTGATGAAGCGGTGGCACCGGTGGCGGCGGGATGGGCCCCATGTGTCGACGGTGAAGGGGAGACCCAGCGGCATCTCCGGCGGCGTCCTCATCGTAGCTGAAGCTTTACCGGAGCTACGGCTTGGTTCTCCACTCTCCACTCCGCGCTGTCTTGTTTTGGTGGATGGAGTACGTAGCTAGGTTGCGTCCGTTTATATACTAGCAGGTAGCAGCTGAGGGGAAAGTGGTGCCTTCCGGAGGAAGGAAGAGAGCGCCTTAGTTGATTTGCACCTTTAGTTCTTTTACATGGACGGTTAGGCTTTACACGTCCGACCACCTACCTAGTACCACCTTTGCCTGGCTGCTCTCGACACGAATACAAACAGTTAAACATTTAACTAGAAGTATAATTAGCTTGTTGTGTTGGCAGCATCCTATTGGTTGGACATTAGCCCATATGTTTGTTGGACTGACGCATGCATGGATTACTACAAGCAATAATCACTGGAGAGGAGTGCAACTTGGCTTGATACTAGAGCATTTCTGTCACATCCAAATTTTCCCTAGGTTTAGGATGTGCATTTATAATCATTTGCATCCATGATTTTCCTTGCATATTTGGTTTTTGAAACAAACATGGCCAATTcttctatacctactaataaagggACTAATGTTTCTGCCTGTCCGTCATCAAATGTCACCCCTAAGTGGCAAAAATGATTCTTTTTTCTTAAGTCGTGGCTGTTTGTGTTTGGTTCATCTACAAATATACCCTCACACGACACAAGCACACAAAGCATGTGACTGGCTAGCATCCATCAGGAGGTCTGGGTTCGATCCCTGGTTCTCCCAATTTTTTCTGACTTTTCTCCATGAATTTCATTTGGCGTAAGATAGAGCTGCATCTCCAAGTGTCGTTTAGCAGATGGGCTGCAC containing:
- the LOC125515415 gene encoding uncharacterized protein LOC125515415 isoform X2; translated protein: MRTPPEMPLGLPFTVDTWGPSRRHRCHRFITHAHTDHIAGAWAGPGDTVYATQLTMRLALERYPQLERVKFVEMEVGKRWVVDDPGGAFSVTAYDANHCAGAVMLLFEGPFGTILHTGDCRLTSHCVQKLLLKLEANLCRLDTVYLDLTFPKFLEFPSKESAIQQVLPVRSEELNKIAAEKLEEARASDQPEPLFIRPSAWRYSNAYAQNRKPSLTEAEQDGNVWRVCFSNHSSSNELEQALQLLQPQWVISTTPPNFASELSYVRRRYLSHTTQGHAPSSICFRTTSRGKEDYEYFIRGIPSRGQRSPRVVQIEETWVDHRTFGLSMGVNGYTISKHVINMMGKAIISEQRDAHFLKHVLHSELGKMLQGPSPCRENISNYLSEPNQGFKLENMDAVLVPLLNSKTWYLVVANFWKRRFEVLSPMGCTDELITQAQSIVCNFREDFHSAYPQLHSVKIKDMDITFHTISNSDNESDSGIFIMKALDLYDGEKHIFFNDSDAEGLREHLALYLLHHKYNEMPHRHVQGLVGP
- the LOC125515415 gene encoding 5' exonuclease Apollo-like isoform X1; translated protein: MRTPPEMPLGLPFTVDTWGPSRRHRCHRFITHAHTDHIAGAWAGPGDTVYATQLTMRLALERYPQLERVKFVEMEVGKRWVVDDPGGAFSVTAYDANHCAGAVMLLFEGPFGTILHTGDCRLTSHCVQKLLLKLEANLCRLDTVYLDLTFPKFLEFPSKESAIQQVIACISKHSRAPFIYLGCQRLGQEDILKEVSRSFRSKIYVDKGLYLDCFNTLSHTVPEIITDDPTGRFQVLPVRSEELNKIAAEKLEEARASDQPEPLFIRPSAWRYSNAYAQNRKPSLTEAEQDGNVWRVCFSNHSSSNELEQALQLLQPQWVISTTPPNFASELSYVRRRYLSHTTQGHAPSSICFRTTSRGKEDYEYFIRGIPSRGQRSPRVVQIEETWVDHRTFGLSMGVNGYTISKHVINMMGKAIISEQRDAHFLKHVLHSELGKMLQGPSPCRENISNYLSEPNQGFKLENMDAVLVPLLNSKTWYLVVANFWKRRFEVLSPMGCTDELITQAQSIVCNFREDFHSAYPQLHSVKIKDMDITFHTISNSDNESDSGIFIMKALDLYDGEKHIFFNDSDAEGLREHLALYLLHHKYNEMPHRHVQGLVGP